In Myotis daubentonii chromosome 10, mMyoDau2.1, whole genome shotgun sequence, one genomic interval encodes:
- the FEZF1 gene encoding fez family zinc finger protein 1, which translates to MAGVHWAGQAGSAGDAGEEEEEAAGGDRARPPLRRSVTSREQGNDSAARPRLTDAGGSDMDSGCHNATAKMLATAPARGSAMSTSKPLAFSIERIMARTPEPKALPVPHFLPGAVPKGDSKHPLHLNPSIPCMIPFVPVAYDTSPKAGLTGSEPRKASLEPPAAPAAGSAFSCSDLLNCALGLKGDLARDALPLQQYKLVRPRVVNHSSFHAMGALCYLNRGDGPCHPAAAGVNIHPVASYFLSSPLHAQPKTYLAERNKLVVPAAEKYPSGVAFKDLSQVQLQHYMKESAQLLSEKIAFKTSDFSRGSPNAKPKVFTCEVCGKVFNAHYNLTRHMPVHTGARPFVCKVCGKGFRQASTLCRHKIIHTQEKPHKCNQCGKAFNRSSTLNTHTRIHAGYKPFICEFCGKGFHQKGNYKNHKLTHSGEKQFKCNICNKAFHQVYNLTFHMHTHNDKKPFTCPTCGKGFCRNFDLKKHVRKLHDSSLGLARTAAWEPGADPQPAAQQPAPAPPLPPQLPPPGPLQPGLHPSH; encoded by the exons ATGGCGGGAGTCCATTGGGCTGGGCAGGCAGGTTCGGCTGGCgatgctggggaggaggaggaggaggctgctggTGGTGATCGCGCCCGTCCCCCTCTCCGCAGGTCTGTGACAAGCAGAGAACAAGGCAACGACAGCGCAGCCCGGCCTCGGCTGACGGACGCGGGCGGCTCAGACATGGACAGTGGCTGCCACAACGCGACCGCCAAAATGTTAGCGACTGCCCCGGCCCGGGGCAGCGCGATGAGCACCTCCAAacccttggctttctccatcgagCGGATCATGGCGCGCACCCCGGAGCCCAAGGCCCTGCCGGTCCCCCACTTCCTGCCGGGAGCCGTGCCCAAGGGGGACTCCAAGCACCCGCTGCATCTTAACCCGTCGATCCCTTGCATGATCCCCTTCGTGCCGGTGGCGTACGACACGAGCCCCAAGGCTGGACTGACAGGCTCGGAGCCGCGGAAGGCGAGTCTGGAGCCTCCGGCGGCTCCGGCGGCGGGGTCCGCGTTCAGCTGCAGCGACCTGCTCAACTGCGCGCTGGGTCTCAAGGGCGACCTGGCCCGCGACGCGCTGCCCCTGCAGCAGTACAAGCTGGTGAGGCCGCGCGTGGTCAATCATTCTTCCTTCCACGCCATGGGAGCCCTGTGCTACCTGAACCGCGGCGACGGCCCGTGCCACCCGGCGGCGGCGGGCGTGAACATCCACCCGGTGGCCTCCTACTTCCTCAGCTCCCCTTTGCACGCGCAGCCCAAAACGTATTTAGCCGAAAGGAACAAACTGGTGGTCCCGGCCGCGGAGAAGTACCCCTCTGGCGTAGCTTTCAAAGACTTGTCCCAGGTTCAGCTGCAGCACTACATGAAGGAAAGCGCGCAGCTCCTGTCGGAAAAGATCGCCTTCAAAACCTCCGACTTCAGCCGAGGCTCTCCGAATGCCAAACCCAAAGTTTTCACGTGCGAAGTGTGTGGAAAG GTCTTTAACGCTCACTACAACTTAACCCGTCACATGCCGGTGCATACGGGAGCCAGGCCCTTCGTGTGCAAAGTGTGTGGAAAGGGGTTCCGGCAAGCCAGCACCCTGTGCCGGCACAAGATCATTCACACCCAG GAGAAACCTCACAAATGTAACCAGTGTGGCAAAGCGTTTAACAGAAGCTCCACTTTGAACACGCACACCCGGATACACGCGGGCTACAAACCGTTCATATGTGAATTCTGTGGCAAAGGATTTCATCAAAAAG GGAATTACAAAAACCACAAGCTGACCCACAGCGGGGAGAAGCAGTTCAAGTGCAATATCTGCAACAAGGCTTTCCACCAGGTCTACAACCTCACCTTCCACATGCACACCCACAACGACAAGAAGCCCTTCACCTGCCCCACGTGCGGCAAGGGCTTCTGCAGGAACTTTGACCTCAAGAAGCACGTCCGCAAGCTGCACGACagcagcctggggctggcccGCACGGCGGCCTGGGAGCCCGGCGCCGACCCGCAGCCCGCCGCGCAGCAGCCGGCGCCcgccccgccgctgccgccgcagCTGCCGCCCCCTGGGCCTCTGCAGCCCGGGCTCCACCCGAGCCACTAG